A window of Gossypium hirsutum isolate 1008001.06 chromosome D13, Gossypium_hirsutum_v2.1, whole genome shotgun sequence genomic DNA:
aatGTTGACTtgagtgacccgtgcaaccttagaaacatttcggtaaaaatgggcccacaaaCCCGTGTGTGCCCACGTGGCCCActtggcccaaattggccttggtcgtgtgatccatttttaatgtaacttatgctggctaaatattcatatatgtttccactatttactaaTATgatcattcaaagctgtctacttgagtcattgtcactaaattatttataacttgatatacataattctaaattaagatccgcttgatgttttcgaaactagactcaaatacctttctaccataaaattttcagaatttatagcttaccaaataagtacagtaaaatcttcaaagttATTCTTATTCTGCTGtttgatagcttcaacctttccttactaaaaattatttgtatcttagtacgaaatttggatgatgtttctgtttgtttctcttgaaagtagacttattaaggatttaaacatatatatttaaggccctaattatttttttataaatttatatgattttccaaattcagaacaggggaactcgaaaccattatgaccttgtctcacaaaattcattatatctcataccttacaatttcattgcttacactgtttcttccatgaaaaactagactcaataaaatttaatttcatattttattcaacctctaactcaatttccactatttttgattattttttaaaattagactactgttgttgtccaaaactattttagtgcagaatgttgatttccaagtttataacacccttatttcctttctctacaatttttcgcataattttctcttaattttcttatttctgaATAGCAAGAAATTATGGCTTTTCACGGAATCCCATTTTctgcatttcgggtacacacttgGTATCAATTCGTTGTGCAAAGTAACCCGAGCCTTCAGAAACCTATATTTGACCAATATAtcccttaattaatcacttgatTCGTCAATCAACCAAATATCCCCAACATAAAAGTCGAGAAACTAAACTAACGATGATTTGAAAACTTAGCTCGATGAATCCGATAACTAGTTGTATCCACACACTAGAATATCCACTTTAAACCTTTGAACAACACCTAAACGAGAGTAAAACGAATCCTTTGTTAACTGCCAAATTGAAATATGATAACTAAGGGGAAAATTTTCACTTACCAAAACAGATAAAGTCGAAAGTTGCACCCAAAGAGATGACTCGTAAAAAAAAGTACAGAAACGAAAAGAGAGGGGAAATAGAAGAAACAGGATTTGGCCAAAGGGGAACAAAAACCAAAAGTGAACAGGAAGGGAGATAACACGGCAGAGAAACAAAAGTCTAACGTCAGAAAATTTGtttggaaaagaaaaatagaaaatagaaaattgataaggagaaaatcttattttgataacttctcaccaattatctcctaaaaacactccctattaacccactaaaacacaactactcagtAGTCCAGTTTAATTTGAACTCCACCACGCTACACACctcaaacaaaaattaattccCCTGTTTGCGTAGagactcaaacacaagacctcctaCACACTACCACCCtgcttaaccaccagaccagcagacccattctgataAATTTTTAcgaacaatcaaataaaagcctactgaataagagtaaggcctaattcattcaaaataccaaaatttgcccaagcgaaggcttgaacttgagacctcccaAATACTCCCAGAActcataaccactaaagctgactgGTATTTgagtcatattttcacaataacaaaattaaaaattttggggcattacaattctacccccctaaaagaaaatttcgtcctcaaaatttacctgatcagaataggtgaggatactgctgatgcatcgcatcctcaggctcccacgtggcctccacagtgctatgattacgccatagaACCTTCACTAAGGGAATGGACTTTTTTCGAAGGAGCTTTACATCACGCTCTAGAATCTGAACCGGTTCCTCCTCGAAAGGTCAAGTTTGGCCTAACCTTAATCTCCTCAACAGAAAAAACATGCGTGGGATCAAAGCGGTAGCACCTCAACATCGAAacgtgaaatacatcatgaatgcGGTCCAACTCCGGAGGTAACTCCAAATGAAAAGCGACAGGTCCCACACGTTTCAAAATGTGGTAAGGTCTAATAAATcgagggctcagcttgcccttgcgaccgaacctcagaacctttttTCTTGGTGAGGCcttgagaaaaactaagtcccccacagaatactcaatctcacacctcttcaaatctgcataagttTTCTGTCTGTCAAAAgtcgctttcaaacaatctcgaaccaatctaaccttatcctctgTCTCAGAGACCAACTCAGAACCCAGAACACgctgctcacccaactcagtccaacatacaggagtacgacacttacaacCGTATAGTGCCTCGTAAAGTGCCATCTGGACGTTAGACTagaagctattattgtaggcaaactccgcTAATAGCAAGTACTCCTgccaactgcctcgaaaatcaATAACACAGTTCATCAACATGTCCcccaatatctgaatcaccctctccgactgacAATCTGTTTGaagatggaaagcagtactgatgcctaatcttgaacccagagcctctTGAAGCTTCTTCCAGAACTAAGACGTGAAAcaaggatccctatcagaaatggtcgagacaggtaccccatgcagtctcactattttCGATATGTAGAGCTTAGCTAATTTCTAAAGAGAAAAGTCTATACTTACTGgatgaagtgagcagacttggtcaatcgatccatgatgacccagatagaatccttcttagtggatGTTAGAGACAACCCACTAACGAGGCCCATCATTACCCACTCTTATTTCCATAACGGTATCTTAACCAGctgtagcaaacccgaaggtaattgATActtagccttaacctgctgacaagtaaAACAGCGAGCAACGAAGTTAGTAACCTTACGcaccctggccaccaatataattcctgaagatctcggtacatcttgttcccaCTAGGATATATAGCATAAGGACTACCATCCGCCTCTCTCAGAATCGTCTACCTTAAATCCTCACCATTCGATACACAAATTCGACCTCGGAAACAAAGTACCCCATCACTGTTTATCCCAAAGTCAGTAGTGCAACCATTCTCAACCTGACAAAAACGCAACCTAAGAGACCTATCCCCCAACTATTTAACTCGAATCTGTTCAATCCATGTCGGTTTGACCTAAAGTTttgccaacagacttccatcatcgaataggctaagtcgagcgaacatcgctctcagatcagtcatagccctacagCTCAgcgcatcggccaccacattggccttgccaggatggtactcaatggtacagtcgtaatccttaagcagctcaacccatcttcgctgtcttagattcagctccttctgacTAAGAAGATACTTGATGCTTTTGTGATTAGTGTAGAtcatacacttctcaccatacagataatgtctccaaattttcaatgcaaagactACAGTGGCCAACTCCAAATTGTGCGTCGGATAATTCGCCccatgtgtcttaagctgacgagatgaAAATGCAACCACCTTATCATCCTGCATCAAGACACATGCCAAGCTGatatgtgatgcatcactataaaccgtgAACTCTTTTCCATGTTTAAGCTGTACCAAAATAGGAGCCTCAGTCAATACAGttttaagcttctcaaagctcttttGCTGCGTATTAGTCCAGTCAAACAATAGACCtttacgtagcagcttagtcaagAGTGCTGCGATCagtgaaaatccttccacaaatcgtcggtaataaccggccaACCTCAAAAGGTTGCGaatctcagacacattcttaAGCTGCTTCCAATCCAATACAGCCTCAATTTTTCGAAGATCgactcgaatcccctcagcagacaccacatgacccagaaatgttacttcaCATAACCAAATTTcgcacttgctgaacttagcatagagctgtttttccctcaaaatctgaAGAATAAACCTAAGGTACTCGTCATactcatcctcagtcctcgaataaaccaatatttcatcgatgaacaccactacaaattGATTCAAGTAGGGTTGaaatactcggttcatcagatctataaaagccatcggtgcattagtcaatctaaatggcatcactaggaactcgtagtgaccttAACAAGTCCTAATTGCTGTCTTCTGCAGatcagcctccttaactctcaatTGATGATACATAGAATACAAGTCAATTTTGGAAAACACAGACGCCCCCcggaactggtcaaacaaatcatcaatccctgaaagtggatacttgttcttaatagtcaacttatttaattgtcggtagtcgatacacatcctcatggatccatcatttttcttaacaaatagtacCGATGCTCCCCACGGGGATATATTAGGACAGATGAACCTACGATCCAATAACtcctgaatttgagccttaagctctgtaagctccttcggtgctaTTCGATAGTGaacgatagacaccggagctgtaccagggAAAAGCTCAATCTCAAACTCCATTTCTCGATTCAGAGGTAAACCCGGTAGCTCATCAGAAAAGACGTTCAGAAAATCCCTCACAAGTCTGATGTCCTTCATAGTAGAGTCCCTAGAAGCGGAAACACTTATGTAGGTAAAATACGTCTCACATCCCTTGCGAACTAGTTTCTCAGCTACCAGTGCAAAGATCACGTTACCCAAGTAATTCTGACGTTCCCTAATCACAACTACTTCATTACCATCCAAAGTTCTCAATACGACCCTTTTAGTTCCACAATCCAAACTCACACGATACttaaccaaccagtccatccccaatatcatatcgaactccccaaacggaagctcCATCAAATCAACTAGTAATACcgtcccttgaacctctaaagaAACATCCCTGTATAGTTTGCTAACTCTAACAGATTGCCCCAGCGAGC
This region includes:
- the LOC107919328 gene encoding uncharacterized protein, with translation MDWLVKYRVSLDCGTKRVVLRTLDGNEVVVIRERQNYLGNVIFALVAEKLVRKGCETYFTYISVSASRDSTMKDIRLVRDFLNVFSDELPGLPLNREMEFEIELFPGTAPVSIVHYRIAPKELTELKAQIQELLDRRFICPNISPWGASILREKQLYAKFSKCEIWLCEVTFLGHVVSAEGIRVDLRKIEAVLDWKQLKNVSEIRNLLRLAGYYRRFVEGFSLIAALLTKLLRKGLLFDWTNTQQKSFEKLKTVLTEAPILVQLKHGKEFTVYSDASHISLACVLMQDDKVVAFSSRQLKTHGANYPTHNLELATVENGCTTDFGINSDGVLCFRGRICVSNGEDLRVRKVTNFVARCFTCQQVKAKYQLPSGLLQLFWKKLQEALGSRLGISTAFHLQTDCQSERVIQILGDMLMNCVIDFRGSWQEYLLLAEFAYNNSF